In Vespa velutina chromosome 1, iVesVel2.1, whole genome shotgun sequence, the following proteins share a genomic window:
- the LOC124948260 gene encoding NAD-dependent protein deacetylase Sirt6 isoform X2, translating into MNISFDDAIPTKTHMALKKLIDCKKIKFVISQNIDGLHLKSGIQRQHLAELHGNMFTEQCDKCGKQFIRNFASKSVGKKSLDTVCRSEQIGGRPCRGRMHDTILDWEHNLPDSDLTLSDLHSSVADLSICLGTTLQIIPSGNLPLYTKKYGGRLVICNLQPTKHDKKADLIINGNVDEIMVSVMKKLGLEVPVYDTSMDPTRNPDTTCKEMDWTIPTSRIKEMNVLYKKVCKPMRRKRKTFMYEREKPDPKRETKTRKQAFTMKQEIKMENDVDRIQGMHKQQDDSMILNAVKIEKDIGDVGSCTYSVDNVSQLNNADIKLAKTV; encoded by the exons atgaatatttcttttgacgATGCAATACCAACGAAGACGCATAtggcattaaaaaaattaatcgactgca aaaaaattaaatttgtaattagCCAGAATATTGATGGACTGCATCTTAAGTCGGGTATACAGAGACAACATCTTGCAGAATTACATGGCAATATGTTCACCGAACAATGTGATAAATGTGGAAA GCAATTCATCCGTAACTTTGCAAGCAAGAGCGTTGGTAAGAAATCTTTGGATACGGTATGCAGATCTGAACAGATAGGTGGTCGTCCATGTCGTGGTCGTATGCACGATACTATCCTCGATTGGGAACACAATTTACCGGATAGTGACTTGACGTTATCAGATTTGCATTCCAG CGTTGCTGACTTGAGTATTTGCTTGGGAACAACTTTGCAAATAATTCCAAGTGGGAATCTTCCATTGTATACTAAAAAATACGGAGGGAGACTTGTTATATGCAATTTGCAGCCCACCAaacat gACAAGAAAGCTGACCTAATCATTAATGGAAATGTCGATGAAATTATGGTCAGTGTTATGAAGAAATTGGGATTAGAAGTACCGGTATACGATACCAGCATGGATCCAACACGTAATCCTGATACGACGTGCAAGGAAATGGATTGGACTATACCAACGAGCAGAATAAAGGAGATGaacgtattatataaaaaagtatgcAAGCCaatgagaagaaaacgaaaaacatttatgtacgagagagaaaagcctGATCCCAAACGAGAGACGAAGACGAGAAAGCAAGCATTTACTATGAAACAAGAGATTAAAATGGAGAATGATGTAGATAGGATCCAAGGAATGCACAAGCAGCAGGATGACAGTATGATTCTTAATGCTGTTAAAATTGAGAAAGATATAGGGGACGTTGGATCTTGTACTTATTCAGTAGACAATGTATCGCAGCTTAATAATGCCGACATAAAACTGGCTAAAACAGTGTAG